Proteins encoded together in one Cellulomonas gilvus ATCC 13127 window:
- a CDS encoding PH domain-containing protein has protein sequence MKTDDQVVEADEAVPADAWRRMHPVTPALKGWKAIVAVVAFASYQFADDVRAASDLLAGRGWLFAVGLVLLVGVVGFAYSGLAWRMTRYAVTDEAVHYRSGLVFRQQRQARLDRLQAVDVVQPLLARLFGLADLRLEVAGGSGSAVSLAYLREPDAQALRSELLALAAGLRRPTTNPSAADAPAVPLPGGEPTAAVPTGRVPGFEEAPEREVYTVPMSRLLVSTLRSAGVVGLVVMLVAVVAGALIAQEAGPLFALLPAALGFVGALWGRVNSGAGFRAAWSPDGIRLRHGLTEQRAQTVPPGRVQAVRLTQSLWWRGPDWWRVQINVAGYGTGDDAARATVLHPVATRQEAAAALWLVLPDLGVEDPWELINTAMSGMDDDGGFITSPRSARWLDPIGWRRRGVRVTRTALISRSGRLVRNVDVVPHERTQSLGLDQGPLQRRLGLASFVVHSTPGPVSPRVDHLEAKAAAALLDEQAERARTARASAGPELWMRGTA, from the coding sequence GTGAAGACCGACGACCAGGTGGTCGAGGCCGACGAGGCCGTCCCCGCCGACGCGTGGCGCCGCATGCACCCCGTGACCCCGGCGCTCAAGGGGTGGAAGGCGATCGTCGCGGTGGTCGCGTTCGCGAGCTACCAGTTCGCCGACGACGTGCGCGCGGCCTCCGACCTGCTCGCGGGCCGCGGCTGGCTCTTCGCGGTCGGGCTGGTGCTGCTGGTCGGGGTCGTGGGCTTCGCCTACTCGGGCCTGGCCTGGCGGATGACCCGGTACGCCGTGACCGACGAGGCGGTGCACTACCGGTCGGGCCTCGTCTTCCGGCAGCAGCGCCAGGCGCGCCTGGACCGGCTGCAGGCCGTGGACGTGGTGCAGCCGCTGCTCGCGCGCCTGTTCGGGCTGGCGGACCTGCGCCTCGAGGTCGCGGGCGGGTCCGGGTCGGCCGTCTCGCTCGCCTACCTGCGGGAGCCCGACGCGCAGGCGTTGCGCAGCGAGCTGCTCGCGCTCGCGGCGGGTCTGCGCCGCCCGACGACGAACCCGTCCGCTGCCGACGCGCCCGCCGTCCCCCTGCCCGGGGGCGAGCCGACCGCTGCCGTGCCGACGGGGCGTGTGCCCGGCTTCGAGGAGGCCCCCGAGCGCGAGGTCTACACCGTCCCGATGTCGCGCCTGCTCGTCTCGACGCTGCGCAGCGCCGGCGTGGTGGGGCTCGTCGTCATGCTGGTGGCCGTGGTGGCCGGGGCGCTGATCGCGCAGGAGGCCGGCCCCCTGTTCGCGCTGCTGCCCGCGGCGCTCGGGTTCGTCGGCGCGCTGTGGGGCCGGGTCAACTCGGGTGCCGGGTTCCGTGCGGCGTGGTCGCCGGACGGCATCCGGCTGCGGCACGGCCTGACCGAGCAGCGCGCCCAGACCGTGCCGCCCGGGCGGGTCCAGGCGGTGCGCCTCACGCAGAGCCTGTGGTGGCGCGGACCTGACTGGTGGCGCGTCCAGATCAACGTCGCGGGCTACGGCACCGGTGACGACGCGGCGCGCGCGACCGTGCTGCACCCGGTCGCGACGCGCCAGGAGGCCGCCGCCGCGCTCTGGCTGGTGCTGCCGGACCTGGGCGTCGAGGACCCGTGGGAGCTCATCAACACCGCGATGTCCGGCATGGACGACGACGGCGGGTTCATCACGTCGCCGCGCAGCGCACGCTGGCTGGACCCGATCGGCTGGCGGCGGCGGGGCGTGCGCGTGACGCGCACCGCGCTGATCTCCCGCTCGGGACGGCTGGTGCGGAACGTGGACGTGGTGCCGCACGAGCGCACGCAGTCGCTCGGCCTGGACCAAGGCCCGCTGCAGCGCCGGCTCGGCCTCGCGTCGTTCGTGGTGCACTCCACGCCCGGGCCCGTGAGCCCCCGCGTGGACCACCTGGAGGCGAAGGCCGCGGCCGCGCTGCTCGACGAGCAGGCGGAGCGGGCCCGCACCGCACGTGCGTCCGCGGGTCCCGAGCTGTGGATGCGGGGCACGGCGTGA
- a CDS encoding Rossmann-like and DUF2520 domain-containing protein — translation MTADRRPGRLGVGVVGAGRVGAVLGSALRAAGHPVVGASAVSQASRERVEDLLPGVPVLEVPEVVRRAELVLLTVPDDALGPLVQGLADLGAWQAGQIVVHTSGRYGVGVLEPARLAGVIPLAIHPAMTFTGTSLDVARLVGCPFAVTGPTPVLPIGQALAVEVGGEPTVLDESARGLYHAALAHGANHLVVLVAQAAQALAAAGVPDPGRMLTPLLEAALDGALRAESTAEGAPTDRAQGPGAIGALTGPVRRGDVGTVREHLAVLDAFAVHAGAPDVPAAYRTLARAAGARALAAGLLPEPAAADVLDALAVASVTRPEVAGMPGDAGSLQQGSDDAPLDPHPDDGPTGPQEDA, via the coding sequence GTGACCGCTGACCGGAGGCCGGGTCGGCTCGGGGTCGGGGTGGTCGGCGCGGGACGCGTCGGTGCGGTGCTGGGCAGCGCGCTGCGCGCCGCAGGCCACCCGGTGGTGGGCGCGTCCGCGGTCTCGCAGGCGTCGCGTGAGCGCGTCGAGGACCTGCTGCCCGGCGTGCCGGTGCTCGAGGTGCCGGAGGTGGTGCGGCGTGCCGAGCTGGTGCTGCTGACCGTCCCCGACGACGCGCTGGGCCCGCTGGTGCAGGGCCTGGCCGACCTCGGCGCGTGGCAGGCGGGGCAGATCGTCGTGCACACGTCGGGTCGGTACGGCGTCGGGGTGCTCGAGCCCGCGCGGCTCGCGGGCGTGATCCCGCTGGCCATCCACCCCGCGATGACGTTCACGGGCACCTCGCTGGACGTGGCGCGCCTGGTCGGCTGCCCGTTCGCGGTGACGGGTCCCACGCCCGTGCTGCCGATCGGCCAGGCGCTCGCGGTCGAGGTGGGCGGCGAGCCCACGGTGCTGGACGAGTCCGCGCGCGGGCTGTACCACGCGGCGCTCGCGCACGGTGCGAACCACCTGGTGGTGCTGGTCGCGCAGGCGGCGCAGGCCCTCGCTGCCGCGGGCGTGCCCGACCCGGGCCGGATGCTGACGCCGCTGCTCGAGGCCGCGCTCGACGGCGCGCTGCGCGCCGAGTCCACCGCCGAGGGCGCCCCGACGGACCGGGCCCAGGGCCCCGGCGCGATCGGTGCGCTGACGGGGCCGGTGCGCCGCGGAGACGTCGGCACGGTCCGTGAGCACCTGGCCGTGCTGGACGCGTTCGCGGTGCACGCGGGCGCGCCGGACGTCCCGGCGGCCTACCGGACGCTCGCGCGGGCCGCGGGAGCACGTGCGCTGGCCGCCGGCCTGCTGCCCGAGCCGGCCGCCGCGGACGTGCTCGACGCGCTCGCTGTCGCCTCCGTCACGCGGCCCGAGGTCGCGGGCATGCCCGGCGATGCGGGATCGTTGCAGCAGGGGAGCGACGACGCGCCGCTCGACCCCCACCCGGACGACGGGCCCACGGGCCCGCAGGAGGACGCATGA
- the panC gene encoding pantoate--beta-alanine ligase produces the protein MTTVVGTPTLARTRTELAAALSSAPRARTGRPHGTAVVMTMGALHAGHLSLVRHARTLAERVVVTIFVNPLQFAPSEDLSRYPRDLEGDLDLLSGPGLLGADDVVFAPGPQDVYPDGDPVVRVAAGAIGDVLEGESRPGHLDGVLTVVLKLLHLTRPDVALFGRKDAQQLAAVRRMVRDLDVPVEVVGVPLVRDDDGVALSSRNAYLSADDRRRALGLPAALRAGSEVALTGAAPGAVLDAARTALAAAGVDDVDYVALVHPDDFTPAGDEHVGEALLLLAARVGSTRLIDNTTVTLGDRA, from the coding sequence ATGACCACCGTCGTCGGCACACCGACGCTCGCGCGCACCCGCACGGAGCTCGCTGCCGCGCTGTCCTCCGCGCCGCGCGCGCGCACGGGCCGCCCGCACGGCACGGCCGTCGTCATGACGATGGGTGCGCTGCACGCCGGTCACCTGTCCCTGGTGCGGCACGCGCGCACGCTCGCGGAGCGCGTGGTGGTGACGATCTTCGTCAACCCGCTGCAGTTCGCCCCCAGCGAGGACCTGTCGCGCTACCCGCGGGACCTCGAGGGCGACCTGGACCTGCTGTCCGGGCCGGGGCTGCTGGGTGCCGACGACGTGGTGTTCGCGCCGGGCCCGCAGGACGTGTACCCGGACGGCGACCCGGTGGTCCGCGTGGCCGCGGGTGCGATCGGCGACGTGCTGGAGGGCGAGTCGCGGCCCGGTCACCTGGACGGCGTGCTGACCGTGGTGCTCAAGCTGCTGCACCTCACGCGCCCCGACGTCGCGCTGTTCGGTCGCAAGGACGCGCAGCAGCTCGCGGCCGTCCGGCGCATGGTCCGGGACCTGGACGTCCCGGTCGAGGTGGTGGGCGTGCCGCTGGTGCGCGACGACGACGGCGTGGCCCTGTCCAGCCGGAACGCCTACCTGTCGGCCGACGACCGTCGTCGTGCGCTCGGCCTGCCCGCGGCGCTGCGCGCGGGGAGCGAGGTCGCGCTCACGGGTGCCGCACCCGGTGCGGTGCTCGACGCCGCGCGCACCGCGCTCGCGGCCGCGGGCGTCGACGACGTGGACTACGTCGCGCTGGTGCACCCGGACGACTTCACGCCCGCGGGCGACGAGCACGTGGGCGAGGCCCTGCTGCTCCTGGCCGCGCGCGTGGGCTCGACGCGGCTGATCGACAACACGACGGTGACCCTGGGGGACCGGGCATGA